The Flavimarina sp. Hel_I_48 genome window below encodes:
- a CDS encoding YqaE/Pmp3 family membrane protein: MSILTIILNILFPPIAVFMKHGLGSTFLINVLLTLVGWIPGVIHAFIVND, from the coding sequence ATGTCAATACTAACAATTATTTTAAACATTCTATTTCCACCTATCGCTGTCTTTATGAAGCATGGACTGGGAAGTACTTTTCTTATCAATGTTCTACTTACACTCGTAGGTTGGATTCCAGGAGTTATACATGCGTTTATTGTAAATGATTAA
- a CDS encoding BatA domain-containing protein codes for MTFLNPMYLWGLLGLAVPLAIHLWSKKEGKTIKIGSIQLLAQTDPKQASSIQLNELFLLFLRLILLGILVCILASPQAKKKTKTADVVYLIEPALLDNNDIREMVDSLPEEKTFLLQNDFPKWKRDENVNILNKTPNYWQLAQEMESLHADSIVVFTRGLLQGFKGKRPTVNSTINWIILTPETVEDQLLASIQTSDSITLISVNSASDQLEYEREKVSRSSVEMNNSRDSIAIMRNGQKHRLPLFTRDTLYIQIASVDSLKAEKKYIEASLRAVSNYTEILFEISEINGSINPKTEIVIWLKNDTIPEFKGKIIRYKANKFAENLVVSTKNPAVFELTGRLNSENIVSQKFPEQVLSFLNLYPTIEKLSKPFDKTSLAKNILQPHSKAPKKADYIVKTMDLSPWFWLIFILAFITERITAYYRKQ; via the coding sequence ATGACATTTTTAAACCCAATGTACTTATGGGGATTGCTGGGGCTTGCGGTACCGCTGGCTATACATTTGTGGAGTAAAAAGGAGGGAAAAACCATAAAAATAGGCAGCATTCAATTGCTTGCGCAGACAGATCCCAAACAGGCCAGCAGCATACAACTCAATGAATTGTTCTTGCTTTTTTTGCGGTTAATATTGCTGGGGATCCTCGTGTGTATTCTGGCTTCCCCCCAAGCTAAAAAAAAGACAAAAACAGCAGACGTGGTTTACCTCATAGAACCTGCACTTCTGGATAACAACGATATCCGTGAGATGGTGGATTCTTTACCAGAAGAAAAAACATTCTTGCTTCAAAATGATTTTCCGAAGTGGAAACGGGATGAGAATGTAAATATTCTGAACAAAACCCCAAATTACTGGCAACTTGCACAGGAAATGGAAAGCCTGCACGCTGATAGTATTGTGGTTTTTACCCGTGGCTTGCTTCAGGGATTCAAAGGAAAAAGGCCCACGGTAAATTCAACTATAAATTGGATAATTTTGACTCCGGAAACAGTGGAAGACCAACTCCTAGCTTCAATTCAAACTAGTGATAGTATTACCCTTATTTCGGTGAATAGTGCTAGTGATCAACTGGAATATGAAAGGGAAAAGGTTTCAAGAAGTTCGGTTGAAATGAATAACAGTAGGGATAGTATTGCCATCATGCGCAATGGGCAAAAACATAGGCTACCGTTGTTTACTCGTGATACGTTATATATCCAGATTGCTTCTGTGGATTCCTTAAAAGCGGAAAAAAAATACATTGAAGCTTCTTTGCGGGCAGTATCTAATTACACCGAAATTCTATTTGAAATAAGTGAAATCAACGGTTCTATAAATCCTAAGACTGAAATAGTGATTTGGCTGAAAAATGATACAATTCCAGAATTTAAGGGCAAAATCATACGATATAAAGCAAATAAATTTGCTGAAAATTTGGTGGTTTCCACAAAAAATCCGGCGGTTTTTGAGTTGACGGGTCGGTTGAATTCAGAAAATATAGTCTCTCAAAAATTTCCAGAACAAGTACTATCGTTTTTGAATCTTTATCCCACTATTGAGAAGCTTTCAAAACCTTTTGATAAAACAAGCCTTGCCAAAAACATACTCCAGCCGCATTCAAAAGCCCCTAAAAAGGCGGATTATATTGTAAAAACCATGGATCTTTCACCCTGGTTTTGGCTGATTTTTATACTGGCTTTTATAACGGAACGTATCACCGCCTATTATCGAAAACAATGA
- a CDS encoding DUF58 domain-containing protein, with the protein MKQDYQDLLKPEVINSVSGLSLIARVIVDGQLAGLHKSKRVRQGMEFSQYRGYEPGDDLRLLDWKMLARSGRYYIKQAEINTHVSVKFIVDASNSMEHREDGLSKTEYVRVLVATLAHLSIQQGDAVGLFALNDQQLQTLYTKTQKQHLNRLLLELLNIKSAGTWPENTVELEKLHERSQKELIFFITDLYEKNHELTNVVKRLKTSRNEVVLLHVTGQKEIEFDYKGTITFEDLEQGTRVKVNAKDAKSNYLKNLQNYFETLKNELLSHGIRYERFQLDRPLGEALQTFIKKRNNLQ; encoded by the coding sequence TTGAAGCAGGATTATCAGGATTTGCTTAAACCGGAAGTTATCAATAGTGTGTCAGGGCTTTCCCTGATCGCAAGGGTAATTGTTGATGGGCAATTGGCTGGTCTGCACAAAAGCAAACGAGTAAGGCAGGGGATGGAATTTAGTCAGTACCGTGGTTATGAACCGGGAGATGACCTGCGTTTGCTTGATTGGAAAATGCTTGCGCGCTCAGGCCGTTACTATATAAAACAGGCCGAAATCAATACCCATGTTTCCGTAAAGTTTATCGTGGACGCCAGCAATTCTATGGAACATAGGGAAGACGGACTTTCAAAAACGGAATATGTACGCGTCCTGGTAGCGACTTTGGCTCATTTGAGCATTCAACAGGGCGATGCCGTGGGACTTTTTGCCCTGAATGACCAGCAGTTGCAAACGCTTTATACCAAAACGCAAAAGCAACATTTAAACCGTTTATTACTGGAGCTCTTAAATATTAAAAGCGCGGGTACATGGCCTGAAAATACTGTAGAACTGGAGAAACTACATGAAAGAAGCCAGAAAGAACTCATTTTTTTTATAACAGATCTTTATGAGAAAAACCACGAATTAACCAATGTGGTAAAGCGTTTAAAAACCTCCCGAAATGAAGTCGTTTTACTCCATGTTACAGGTCAAAAAGAAATTGAATTTGATTATAAAGGCACTATTACCTTTGAAGATCTGGAGCAGGGAACCCGTGTAAAGGTCAATGCAAAGGATGCTAAAAGTAACTATTTAAAAAACCTTCAAAACTATTTTGAAACTTTAAAAAATGAGTTGTTATCCCACGGGATTCGTTATGAGCGTTTTCAGCTTGATAGACCTTTGGGTGAGGCCTTGCAAACATTTATCAAAAAACGTAACAACCTGCAATGA
- a CDS encoding AAA family ATPase, which translates to MNTQLKELEQEVDVLTGKLEALRQEIAKVIIGQEDTIEQLLITFLARGHALLEGVPGLAKTLMIRTLSQAVDLDFRRIQFTPDLMPSDIIGTEILEEDHTTGKKFFEFNKGPIFANIILADEINRTPPKTQAALLEAMQEFEVTYSGKTYALDKPFFILATQNPIEQSGTFPLPEAQQDRFLLYIKIGYPTEAEETHILKNTTGSENSKINPVLTGKEIVRLQELVREVPISDALVGFVSKVVRATRPETSTNAYVKEWVGWGAGPRAGQAMILTAKARALAQGRLSVTPDDLKTMAYPVLRHRIIVNFRAEAEGITSDDVTRELLKNTPIST; encoded by the coding sequence ATGAATACCCAATTAAAAGAACTGGAACAGGAAGTTGATGTACTTACTGGAAAGCTTGAAGCTTTGCGACAGGAAATTGCCAAGGTGATCATAGGCCAGGAAGATACCATAGAGCAGCTGCTCATTACCTTTCTTGCCCGTGGCCATGCGCTGCTGGAAGGCGTTCCTGGTCTGGCAAAAACGCTCATGATCCGTACGTTATCCCAGGCTGTTGATCTTGATTTTAGGCGCATTCAGTTTACTCCAGATCTCATGCCTTCAGATATTATAGGTACCGAAATCCTTGAAGAAGACCATACCACAGGGAAAAAGTTCTTTGAGTTTAATAAAGGTCCCATTTTTGCCAATATTATTCTGGCGGATGAGATCAACCGAACTCCACCCAAGACACAGGCCGCTTTGCTGGAAGCAATGCAGGAATTTGAGGTGACCTATTCAGGCAAAACCTATGCGCTTGATAAGCCCTTTTTTATTCTAGCCACGCAAAATCCAATTGAGCAATCTGGAACATTCCCATTGCCGGAAGCTCAGCAGGATCGTTTTTTACTCTATATAAAAATCGGTTACCCTACCGAAGCAGAAGAAACCCACATCCTAAAAAATACCACCGGAAGTGAAAATAGCAAGATCAACCCAGTACTTACGGGTAAAGAGATCGTGCGGCTGCAGGAACTTGTACGTGAAGTTCCCATCAGTGATGCCCTGGTAGGTTTTGTGAGCAAGGTTGTACGCGCTACACGACCGGAAACTTCAACAAACGCTTACGTCAAAGAATGGGTAGGCTGGGGCGCGGGACCGCGGGCTGGTCAGGCCATGATACTTACCGCAAAAGCACGGGCACTCGCACAAGGCCGACTATCAGTTACGCCAGATGATCTAAAAACGATGGCATATCCTGTCCTTCGCCATCGTATTATAGTAAATTTCAGGGCAGAAGCAGAAGGTATAACATCTGATGATGTGACGCGGGAATTATTGAAAAACACGCCAATTTCCACTTAA
- a CDS encoding DUF4159 domain-containing protein, translating to MNNEFFFTRLQYESGDWDVDQRMPSNLLNSLVEYTTLAVDKQEHIITLSSEDIFASPFCYITGHKLVQFSQKERENFKKYVENGGFVFADDCNHDIDGLFAKSFENQMEELFGAKALQKIPNDHELYSIFFDFEDGPPTTSQELNGWGDDLVHDYLKAIMIKDRIGVLYSNKDYGCEWDYDFRNKRFYKKDNTRFAVNIVMYALTS from the coding sequence TTGAACAACGAATTCTTTTTTACCCGCTTACAATATGAGTCCGGCGACTGGGATGTCGATCAGCGCATGCCGTCTAATCTGCTCAATTCACTTGTGGAATATACCACACTGGCGGTTGACAAACAGGAACATATCATTACCTTAAGCAGTGAGGATATTTTTGCTTCACCATTTTGTTATATAACCGGTCATAAATTGGTTCAATTCAGTCAAAAAGAGCGTGAAAACTTCAAAAAATACGTCGAAAACGGCGGTTTTGTCTTTGCAGATGATTGCAATCATGACATTGACGGACTTTTTGCCAAGTCTTTTGAAAATCAAATGGAAGAATTGTTTGGTGCAAAGGCACTTCAGAAAATCCCCAATGATCACGAACTTTATTCTATTTTTTTTGATTTTGAAGATGGCCCGCCCACAACATCACAAGAGTTGAATGGCTGGGGGGATGATCTTGTGCACGATTATTTAAAAGCCATTATGATCAAGGATCGTATAGGAGTCCTTTACAGCAATAAAGATTACGGTTGCGAGTGGGATTACGACTTCAGGAATAAACGTTTTTACAAAAAAGACAATACCCGTTTTGCTGTAAATATTGTCATGTACGCACTTACCTCATAA
- a CDS encoding TldD/PmbA family protein — MAIYTEEEARKIMEKALSFSKADSCSISLTGSESGNIRYARNSVSTSGHRSNQSLGVQSSFGKKSGSATIDEFDDASLEKVVRRAEELAQLSPENPEFMQPLGSQTYDDAVTFVQATADVTPEFRAKVAESSITPASQNDVTAAGFLDDSTGFRALLNSNGLFAYNKSTDVDFTITMRTNDGTGSGWVTRDFNDITKFDPDEAAKTAVDKAVMSREAKAIEPGRYTVILEPAAGEELLGRMFGAFDARTADEGRSFMSSKDGEGTKMGQKIVDDRVHIWSDPRNTEVPTATWDGEGLPLKKMDWIENGIVKNLAYSRYWAEKQGKEAVPYPGNFIMAGGDSSLEEMIKNTKKGILVTRFWYIRSVDPQSLLFTGLTRDGTFYIENGEIRYPIKNFRFNESPIIMLNNLEELGKQVRVGGNLIPYMKIRDFSFTSLSDAV, encoded by the coding sequence ATGGCAATATATACAGAAGAAGAAGCCAGGAAGATCATGGAAAAAGCGCTTAGCTTTTCTAAGGCAGACTCCTGCTCAATAAGTTTAACTGGCAGTGAAAGCGGAAATATCCGCTATGCGCGAAATAGCGTTTCCACATCTGGACATCGCTCCAACCAGTCGCTGGGCGTGCAATCCAGTTTCGGAAAAAAATCAGGATCAGCAACCATTGATGAATTTGATGATGCATCCCTTGAAAAGGTGGTGCGCAGGGCGGAAGAACTTGCCCAACTTTCCCCGGAAAATCCGGAATTTATGCAGCCCTTGGGTTCACAGACCTACGATGACGCGGTAACTTTTGTTCAGGCAACCGCAGACGTAACGCCGGAATTCCGCGCAAAAGTCGCTGAAAGCAGTATTACCCCCGCAAGTCAAAACGATGTTACCGCAGCCGGATTTTTAGATGATTCTACAGGATTTAGGGCACTATTAAATAGTAACGGACTTTTTGCCTACAATAAGAGTACCGATGTAGATTTTACAATTACCATGCGCACGAATGATGGTACCGGTTCGGGCTGGGTAACACGTGATTTCAACGATATCACAAAATTTGATCCTGATGAAGCGGCAAAAACCGCCGTAGACAAAGCGGTAATGTCGCGCGAGGCCAAGGCTATTGAGCCAGGCCGCTACACGGTAATTCTTGAACCGGCTGCGGGAGAAGAATTACTAGGCAGGATGTTTGGCGCTTTTGATGCGCGTACCGCAGATGAAGGCCGTAGTTTCATGTCTTCTAAAGATGGGGAAGGCACTAAAATGGGTCAGAAAATTGTAGACGATCGCGTACATATTTGGTCAGATCCCCGCAATACAGAAGTTCCTACGGCAACCTGGGACGGCGAGGGACTTCCACTCAAAAAAATGGACTGGATTGAAAATGGAATCGTAAAAAATCTCGCTTATAGTCGATATTGGGCCGAAAAACAGGGAAAAGAAGCGGTGCCTTATCCCGGTAATTTTATCATGGCCGGTGGGGATTCTTCCCTTGAGGAAATGATCAAGAACACGAAAAAAGGGATTTTGGTAACCCGTTTCTGGTACATTCGCTCTGTAGATCCACAAAGTTTACTTTTTACAGGTCTTACCCGTGATGGGACTTTTTATATCGAGAATGGTGAAATTCGCTATCCTATTAAAAACTTCCGTTTTAACGAAAGCCCTATTATCATGCTCAACAACCTGGAAGAACTTGGGAAACAAGTTCGCGTGGGTGGAAATCTCATTCCGTATATGAAAATCAGGGACTTTAGTTTTACCAGTTTATCTGACGCGGTTTAA
- a CDS encoding TldD/PmbA family protein codes for MKRRNFVQLAGLGAGALMLPSGMMGNSISAEALLDPGMDLVLKKKMADVALNTAKSLGATYADARIGRYLNQYVFTREDKVQNVVNTESFGIGIRVIADGTWGFASTNSVTEDGIKKATDQAVAIAKANARIQKEPVQLAPVGSFGEVSWKTPIKKDFKEVPVSEKVDLLLSANKAAMDNGADFVNSSMFMVNEQKYFASTEGSYIDQDIYRIWPTFDVTAIDRATNTFKSRQALSAPVGMGYEYLDGLDSEKLDGPGTLKLYKNSYDMVEDATIAAQQAKEMLTAKSVDPGKYDLVLEPNHLGLTIHESVGHPLELDRVLGYEANYAGTSFATLDKWKSGDFKYGSEKVSIVADKTQPNTLGNVGWDDEGVKTKQWDLIRDGVLVNYQAIRDQAHMLNEDESNGCCYAESWNDVQFQRMPNVSLEPGKEKLSAAEMIKDVEKGIYIAGRGSYSIDQQRYNFQFGGTVFYEIKDGEIVGMLNDVAYQSNTQEFWNSCVKVCDKDDYRLFGSFFDGKGQPSQVSAVSHGSSTARFNDVNVINTGRNV; via the coding sequence ATGAAAAGAAGAAATTTTGTACAACTCGCAGGCCTTGGTGCGGGAGCATTGATGCTACCGTCTGGCATGATGGGTAATTCCATTTCCGCGGAAGCGCTGCTTGATCCTGGGATGGATCTTGTTTTAAAGAAAAAAATGGCTGATGTAGCCTTGAATACGGCAAAATCACTGGGCGCAACCTACGCAGATGCACGTATAGGCCGCTACCTCAACCAGTATGTCTTTACCCGTGAGGATAAAGTGCAAAACGTGGTGAATACAGAATCCTTCGGTATCGGTATTCGCGTGATCGCTGACGGTACATGGGGTTTTGCATCCACAAACAGCGTCACCGAAGATGGCATCAAAAAAGCCACTGATCAGGCCGTGGCGATCGCAAAAGCAAATGCGCGTATTCAGAAGGAACCGGTGCAACTGGCGCCCGTAGGTTCTTTTGGCGAAGTTTCCTGGAAAACACCCATTAAAAAAGACTTTAAGGAAGTTCCCGTTTCAGAAAAAGTGGATCTATTGCTTAGCGCAAATAAAGCTGCAATGGACAATGGGGCTGATTTTGTGAATTCTTCTATGTTCATGGTCAATGAGCAGAAATATTTTGCCTCTACCGAAGGTTCTTATATTGATCAGGATATCTATCGCATCTGGCCCACATTTGATGTTACGGCCATAGATCGCGCTACAAATACTTTTAAATCCCGACAGGCGCTAAGCGCTCCCGTGGGTATGGGCTATGAATATCTTGATGGTCTCGATTCAGAAAAACTGGACGGTCCCGGTACGCTTAAGTTGTATAAAAACAGCTACGATATGGTTGAAGATGCCACGATCGCTGCGCAACAGGCCAAAGAAATGCTTACTGCAAAATCAGTTGATCCCGGTAAATATGATTTGGTTCTTGAACCTAACCACCTTGGCCTGACCATACATGAATCTGTAGGGCATCCCTTAGAACTGGATCGCGTTTTAGGCTATGAAGCGAATTATGCAGGAACCAGTTTTGCAACGTTGGATAAGTGGAAATCTGGCGATTTTAAATATGGAAGCGAGAAGGTAAGTATCGTTGCAGATAAAACACAGCCCAACACACTGGGCAATGTAGGTTGGGATGATGAAGGGGTTAAAACAAAACAATGGGACCTTATTCGCGATGGTGTACTGGTGAACTATCAGGCGATACGCGATCAGGCGCACATGCTCAATGAAGACGAGTCCAATGGATGTTGTTATGCTGAAAGTTGGAATGATGTTCAATTTCAAAGGATGCCAAATGTATCCCTGGAACCTGGAAAAGAAAAACTGTCTGCCGCTGAAATGATCAAAGATGTAGAAAAAGGAATTTATATCGCCGGTCGCGGCTCGTATTCCATAGATCAGCAACGGTACAATTTCCAATTTGGAGGAACGGTTTTTTACGAAATCAAGGATGGAGAGATCGTGGGTATGCTCAATGATGTGGCCTACCAGTCCAATACCCAAGAATTCTGGAACAGCTGTGTAAAAGTGTGCGATAAGGATGATTATCGCCTTTTTGGTTCCTTCTTTGACGGTAAAGGTCAGCCGTCGCAGGTGAGCGCGGTTTCCCACGGCAGTTCTACCGCCCGTTTCAACGATGTTAACGTGATCAATACCGGTCGCAACGTCTAA
- a CDS encoding kelch repeat-containing protein, translated as MKQIYFFKNDSHYLLFCLFIGLFSPVPGFAGTESPRSMYLNAVVAPVVEDQSFSIVEGSASGTNVGTISATAEGGITDYSILSATFYKDSNPPRGDSFQDPEYNAMSVFSLNAETGLLSVDNPKYLLSGLGPIVLEVEITDASGEKASSSITINITEMEVTITETLALDWETVANHPQGHSEATGGVINEKLFVFGGFTSKFAPKASVFTLDANANSWSRLADMPPMASNSGGGGATHMGWTDDGTDIYIAAGYAADASGNAQQFGARRVYKYIVAEDRYEELPSLPIDRSAGALEFIADKLYYVAGTNRARTEDQGDLLVLDLNDLSSGWSYLSAMPNPRNHIGSAVFNGQLYVFGGQKEHDEELVPQDDVHRYDPETNTWTQLSDMPQPLNHIHASVFVYGDYIYSIGGQIVHNATPYASVYAYHPETNTWKQFTDLPARRFSIVGGGIDGKLYASGGNNSRTTYLAALPESILGLENVQNGRKNGPESIKIYPNPAKNSLFISRKDRDLELSAIAIYDMNGKKLEDFAIERNRAEYNYQLPISQFSAGFYMLKLTTTSGAIITKRLLIQ; from the coding sequence ATGAAACAGATTTACTTCTTTAAAAACGACAGCCATTATCTTCTATTTTGCCTGTTTATAGGACTTTTTAGCCCTGTACCCGGATTTGCAGGAACCGAAAGTCCTCGTAGTATGTATCTAAATGCGGTGGTTGCCCCCGTTGTAGAAGATCAAAGTTTTAGCATAGTAGAAGGGAGCGCAAGTGGAACAAATGTAGGAACTATTTCCGCTACTGCGGAAGGGGGAATAACCGATTATTCCATTCTTAGTGCTACGTTTTATAAAGACTCCAATCCTCCCAGGGGAGACTCTTTTCAAGATCCCGAATACAACGCTATGAGCGTTTTTTCACTGAATGCGGAAACAGGCCTTCTCAGCGTTGACAATCCTAAATACCTGCTTTCCGGTCTTGGACCTATCGTCTTAGAAGTTGAAATTACTGACGCAAGCGGAGAAAAAGCATCATCTTCCATAACGATAAATATCACGGAAATGGAAGTTACCATTACCGAAACTTTAGCGCTGGATTGGGAAACTGTCGCAAATCATCCCCAGGGACATAGTGAAGCAACGGGCGGGGTAATAAATGAAAAGTTGTTCGTTTTTGGCGGTTTTACATCCAAATTCGCCCCTAAAGCATCCGTTTTTACGCTTGATGCCAATGCAAATTCCTGGTCACGCCTGGCTGATATGCCGCCCATGGCGAGCAATTCAGGTGGGGGAGGGGCTACACATATGGGTTGGACAGATGACGGAACAGATATTTATATCGCTGCCGGTTATGCTGCAGATGCCAGCGGGAACGCACAGCAATTTGGTGCGCGCCGGGTTTACAAATATATAGTTGCCGAAGATCGTTATGAAGAACTTCCCTCGTTGCCCATAGACCGTTCTGCCGGGGCGTTGGAATTTATTGCGGATAAGTTGTATTATGTGGCCGGTACTAACAGGGCACGCACGGAAGATCAGGGCGATCTGCTGGTGCTTGATCTCAATGATTTAAGCTCGGGCTGGAGCTATCTTTCGGCTATGCCAAACCCCAGAAACCATATTGGTTCGGCGGTTTTTAATGGTCAGCTTTATGTTTTTGGTGGGCAAAAGGAACATGATGAAGAACTTGTTCCTCAGGATGATGTGCACCGCTACGATCCTGAAACCAACACCTGGACGCAACTTTCTGATATGCCCCAACCTTTAAATCACATCCATGCTTCCGTATTTGTTTACGGGGATTATATTTATTCCATCGGCGGGCAGATTGTGCACAATGCAACGCCCTATGCTTCGGTTTATGCCTACCATCCAGAAACCAATACCTGGAAGCAATTTACAGATCTACCGGCCAGGCGCTTCTCGATCGTAGGAGGGGGAATTGATGGAAAACTTTATGCTTCCGGAGGAAATAATTCGCGTACAACCTATTTAGCTGCCTTACCAGAATCAATTTTAGGTTTGGAAAATGTTCAAAATGGCCGAAAAAACGGCCCAGAAAGCATTAAAATCTACCCAAATCCTGCTAAAAACAGCCTTTTTATTTCAAGAAAAGACCGGGATTTGGAACTTTCTGCAATTGCCATTTATGATATGAATGGAAAAAAGCTGGAGGACTTTGCTATAGAACGTAACCGCGCTGAATACAACTATCAGTTACCGATTTCTCAGTTTTCTGCCGGATTTTATATGTTGAAACTTACAACCACCAGTGGCGCTATTATTACTAAACGGCTATTAATTCAATAA
- a CDS encoding sulfite oxidase: MKRRRFVQKSTLVYLSTLLGTDIVFGKIMPADYTPVALQDPDPFKMFNKDSEMEILNDKPWNIESKAHLLNDAVTPNKYMFIRNNGRIPEEIDEDKWKVHFDGESIMEETTFTLKELKENFKHHTYQLTLECGGNGRSEFNPPAKGNQWSTGAVSCATWTGIRLRDVLKHVGVKEDAVYLGYHAADTHLSGDPSKEPISRGVPMQKAYQEETLLAFKMNGDKIPLAHGFPIRLVAGGWPASASGKWINRISIRNIVHDGAKMGGDSYRVPRNPVEPGAVVEDKDMRIIESMPVKSLITYPKSGAILTLGQTLNISGHAWAGELEVSAMEYSIDFGATWTKAQLQKPVNRLAWQQFSAKVSFPKKGYYEVWAKATDANGNSQPMVVPGWNPKGYLNNACHRIAVKIS; the protein is encoded by the coding sequence ATGAAAAGACGTCGCTTCGTACAAAAGAGTACTTTGGTTTACCTTTCTACCTTGCTAGGGACAGATATCGTTTTTGGTAAAATAATGCCGGCGGACTATACTCCGGTAGCGCTGCAGGATCCAGATCCTTTCAAGATGTTCAATAAAGATTCTGAAATGGAAATCCTCAACGATAAACCCTGGAACATAGAGTCAAAAGCGCATTTATTAAACGATGCGGTAACACCGAATAAATACATGTTTATTCGGAATAATGGGCGTATTCCGGAAGAAATTGACGAGGACAAATGGAAAGTGCATTTTGATGGGGAATCCATTATGGAGGAAACCACATTTACCCTGAAGGAACTAAAAGAAAATTTTAAGCACCATACCTATCAACTTACGTTAGAATGCGGCGGAAATGGGCGCAGCGAGTTCAATCCACCAGCGAAGGGCAATCAATGGTCTACGGGCGCGGTTTCCTGCGCTACCTGGACGGGAATTAGATTAAGGGATGTGCTGAAACATGTGGGCGTGAAAGAAGATGCAGTTTATCTAGGCTACCATGCGGCAGATACGCATTTAAGCGGCGATCCCTCTAAAGAGCCCATCTCACGGGGTGTGCCCATGCAAAAAGCCTATCAGGAAGAAACCTTACTTGCCTTTAAAATGAACGGTGATAAAATTCCTCTGGCACATGGATTTCCCATACGACTGGTCGCCGGGGGCTGGCCGGCTTCCGCTTCCGGGAAATGGATCAACCGCATCAGTATACGCAACATCGTACACGATGGGGCAAAAATGGGTGGCGATTCTTATCGCGTGCCCCGTAATCCTGTTGAACCTGGCGCTGTGGTTGAGGATAAAGATATGCGCATTATTGAGTCCATGCCGGTAAAATCATTGATTACGTATCCAAAATCTGGTGCGATATTAACTTTAGGCCAAACCTTAAATATTTCCGGACACGCATGGGCAGGCGAACTTGAAGTGAGCGCGATGGAATATTCAATTGATTTTGGCGCAACATGGACTAAAGCACAACTGCAAAAACCAGTAAACCGTCTGGCCTGGCAGCAATTTTCGGCTAAAGTCAGTTTTCCGAAAAAAGGATATTATGAAGTCTGGGCAAAAGCGACAGATGCGAACGGAAATAGCCAACCCATGGTCGTCCCCGGATGGAATCCCAAAGGATATTTAAACAATGCCTGCCACAGGATAGCGGTAAAAATAAGCTGA
- a CDS encoding DUF3307 domain-containing protein: MILLAVKLLIAHIVGDFVFQPDHWVAGKRDHKHKSRYFYLHGLVHLVALLVVLEFDFSYWPYILLIVLSHLLIDLVKLNLNAKLNSRMLFALDQIAHLLVIALVVYILHPYTLTLQKLYSAEVLLLALAILFTSYVSAILMKIVLSRWEVTEENPAEGSLKNAGKYIGMLERLFVFGFIILNQWSAIGLLITAKSVFRFSDLNRAKDRKLTEYILIGTLMSFGLAILTALFYKYLLNYI; encoded by the coding sequence ATGATTCTTCTAGCCGTAAAATTGTTGATCGCGCATATAGTAGGTGATTTTGTATTTCAGCCAGATCACTGGGTAGCGGGAAAAAGAGATCATAAACACAAATCCAGGTATTTTTACCTGCACGGGCTTGTACATTTAGTGGCACTTCTGGTGGTGCTTGAATTTGATTTTTCCTACTGGCCGTATATATTGCTCATCGTACTCAGTCATCTCCTTATTGATCTCGTGAAGCTAAATCTGAACGCTAAGTTGAATTCAAGGATGCTTTTTGCCCTGGATCAAATAGCACATTTGCTCGTGATTGCGCTCGTGGTCTATATTCTTCATCCCTATACACTAACGCTGCAAAAACTATATTCTGCGGAAGTATTGTTGCTGGCGCTCGCAATTCTCTTCACCTCGTACGTGTCGGCAATTTTGATGAAAATAGTATTGAGCAGGTGGGAAGTAACCGAAGAAAACCCTGCGGAAGGATCGCTGAAAAATGCAGGGAAATATATAGGAATGCTGGAACGTTTGTTTGTCTTTGGGTTTATTATACTCAATCAATGGAGCGCAATAGGACTGCTGATTACAGCAAAATCGGTTTTTAGGTTCAGCGACCTCAACCGCGCAAAAGACAGGAAACTCACCGAATATATCTTAATAGGAACGCTTATGAGTTTTGGCCTTGCCATCTTAACGGCCTTGTTTTATAAATATCTGCTCAATTATATTTAA